Genomic window (Candidatus Scalindua japonica):
CGCCGCTATTTCTTGCCGGCTTCCTCTGCTACCTCGGGTTTGCCAAGGCTACTAAACATCATCAAAACCGTACTGATTTAAAACCGGCATTACTGGTAGGATTTTTCCTGGCAGGGCTGGTAATTCACGGAGGATTACAGCAATGGTGGATTGCCCCTGTTCTGGGAAGTTTAAGTGAAGTCCCCCTCATGCTGGGTGCAACCGTATTAACCGCCATAAATGACAATGCAGCAATTACATACTTAAGCTCGCTGGTCCCTGACTTTAATGACAGTATGAAGTATGCAGTAGTCGCCGGCGCCGTTAGCGGTGGAGGATTAACTGTTATCGCCAATGCACCGAACCCGGCAGGGCAGTCTATTCTCCAGAAATTCTTTCCCGATGGCGTTTCTCCAATATGGCTTCTGGCAGGTGCTTTTGTACCAACTATAATTATGGGACTAGTCTTTATGTTGATAGGATAAAAAACTCAGACCAGTAACATTTATCTGTTTCATTAGGATCAACCTTGACATTTCATATGTGACAGCATTTGAGGTGTCCCGCACATGTAACCAGTTAATTTTGTAAGTCTACACCGTTGGGAGTATTCCCATTATTTTGTAAAATATAAAAAAACATCTTGACATCCTCTTTCTTTTCAGCGATACTGCTTTTATGAATTATCCAGGAGGCAAAGGAGGAGTATTCCAAAAGTTAATCAATCTTATGCCACCCCATGATGTCTACATAGAGACACATTTGGGCGGTGGCGCAGTTATGCGGAACAAACGTCCTGCCAGAAGTAATATTGGGATAGAATTAGACCAGGATGTTGTTGAAATGTGGACGAATGTTAAACCACCAGGTTTTGAATTGGTCCATGATGACGCAATTAATTATCTGAATGATTATCCTTTCACTGGCAACGAGCTGATATATTGCGACCCACCGTACCTTCGCGAGACAAGAAGGAAGAGTGGTCGGCTCTATAAATATGAATATAGCCATAAAGACCACACGGTACTTTTGGAATTATTGAAATCACTTCCCTGCATGGTGATGATATCCGGTTATGAGTCGCTTTTATACAGAGAGTCTTTGAAGGGATGGCATACACATAGTTATCAGGCGGCCTGTCACCATGGTGTGGCGACAGAGTGGCTATGGATGAACTATAATATTCCGGTGGAACTACATGAATATCGTTATCTTGGCAATAACTTTCGTGAACGAGAACGGATAAAGAGAAAAACACAAAGGTGGACGGCGAGACTTCAATCAATGCCAATATTAGAGCGCCAGGCGTTACTCTCTGCGATGGATATAGTCAGGGAACAATAGAAATATTTTAAGAGGAGATATTTTTGGGTTTTGCGGCGAGAAAAGCAGAGTCATCAGAGAACTGGA
Coding sequences:
- a CDS encoding DNA adenine methylase encodes the protein MNYPGGKGGVFQKLINLMPPHDVYIETHLGGGAVMRNKRPARSNIGIELDQDVVEMWTNVKPPGFELVHDDAINYLNDYPFTGNELIYCDPPYLRETRRKSGRLYKYEYSHKDHTVLLELLKSLPCMVMISGYESLLYRESLKGWHTHSYQAACHHGVATEWLWMNYNIPVELHEYRYLGNNFRERERIKRKTQRWTARLQSMPILERQALLSAMDIVREQ